The genomic stretch GCAGCCAGTTCAGTGAACAGATAAACGGATGCTGGTTCCGCCCTAGCGCTTGTCGCAGCGCCCATGGGACGTTATGTCGGCCATAACAGCCAGAGAGAACCGATATGCCCGTTTTTCTAGACGCTGCTGACGCAAATTTTGAAACCGCCTTTGTTAGGTTGCTGAATGCCAAGCGCGAAGACAGCCCGGATGTAGACGCTTTTTCCTGACGTGCAATGGCCCAGAGTTTATCGCTCAGAAGGTGCGGGATTGGATCGCGGCGGTCGGTGCCAAGACGGCCTATATCGAGCCGGGTCACCATGGGAAAACGGGTACTGCGAAAGTTTCAACGCCCGCTTCCGGGACGAGTTGCTCAACGGTGAAACCTTCTACAGCCTAAGGGAGGCGCAAGTCCTGATCGAACAATGGCGCATCCACTACAACACGATCAGACCGCACAGCGCTCTGGGCTATCGCCCACCCGCGCCGGAAAGCATCGTACCAATAGATCAGTGACCGACGATGCACTAACAATCAAACCGGACCACCCGATGGGGGCGCGCCAAGCCCGGCACCCCCATTCCCACCGATCGTCGCAAAGGCATTCGTAAGGTCCTGAATTAGGTCTTCAACGTACTCTAGGCCAATATGCAGGCGGATTACGAAACTTTCTTCGTCACCAGGCGCCGGATTGCAGAGACTAAGCGGCAGGGCAAGGCTTTCGTAGCCCCCCCAGGAGGCGCCGATACCAAACAGCGTCAGCGCTTCGACGAAAGCATCGTGTTGCTCGGTCAGCGGCGCAGCGAGGCGGAAAGCGAAGAGGCCCGAAGACCCCGTGAAGTCCCGCCGCCAGAGATCGTGACCGGCAAAGCTCTCGAGCGCTGGGTGCAGCACGGCGGCGACGTTTTCGTGCTGGTCCAGAAAGCGGGCAATCGTCACTGCGCTGCGTTCATGAGCCTCCAGACGACTTTTGAGCGTGCGCAGACCCCGGAGCGCTGTATAGCAATCGTCCGGGCTGACGCAGATGCCAAAATCGCTGTTGAGGTCGAACATCGGCCGATAGCACGCTTCGCGCGTCACCACCGCGCCCATCATCACGTCGGAATGGCCGCAGATGTATTTGGTCGCGGCCTGGATCGAGATATCGGCACCATGTTGTAGCGGCTTGAAGAAAACCCCGGCTGACCAAGTGTTGTCGACAGCCAGCAGCGCGCCCTGCGCGTGGCTGAGAGCGGCCATCGCGGGCAGGTCGATCAAGTCGAAGCTGTTCGAGCCGGGGCATTCCGCCAGCACCAACCGCGTGTTGGGGCGTAAAATATCGCGCAGGGCTTCGGTCTGGGGCGCGAAGAAGCTGAAGTCGACGCCGCGCGGCTTGAAGTAGTTTTCCGCAAGCCTGCGCACCGGCGGATAGGCAGTGTCGATGATTGCGACATGATCGCCGGGCCGTGTATAGGCAAGAAACACCGCGCCGAGGGCCGCGAGGCCTGACGGGTAGAGGAAGGCCCGGTCGCCTTGTTCCAGTTCGCACAGCGCATCCTCGAGCGCCATCGAGGAGGGGGTGCCCCTCGCGCCGTAACTGAACAGACGTTCGCCGGTTCCGCGACGCTGGCGATAATCACGCATCGTAGCCATATCGGGAAAGAGCACCGTCGAGGCGCGCACGACAGGGGGATTCACCGCATGCGGCGCCCCTTCCTGCACCTTGGCCGCGCGGATCATACGGGTGGCATCATCCATCTGCATGCTCCTTGGTGCGGATGAGCTGAAACACCGCCCGTTCCATCTGGTCGAGCTGGTCCACGAGGCCGGTTTCCCACTCGAGATAGCGGCGCGAGGCCTCAAGGTTGCCACTGTGCCGGTCATGCACGAAGAAAAGGAAATCGATCGCGTCCGCGTCCGAGGGCGTGTCGGGGTTGGCGGTGACAGGTTTGCCGGTGGCCTTCCACGCCTGCATGCCGCCCGCGAGGCAGTGGCAGTCCACTGTGGTGAGCGCCTCCAGCTCAGATGCGAACAGGTCTGCGACGCGGGGATCGTCGGCGACGAGGATCACCGGCCCGGTCAGTTCCTTTGCCACCGCAGCTGCCCTTGGGCGGATGGCCCAGACCGCACCCGGGATATGTTCCTTGCGATAGGCCATGCTGGAGCGCAGGTCGAGGATGGTGGCCGAGCCGGTCAATTGCACGACCTCATCCGGGGTGAGGGTTGGAAGGGTTCCGGCCTGGTCGGACGGGGGGGCTTTTTCTGCCAGTGTCAGGCTATCGCGGACGATAACCGCATCATGCCCCATCTGGCGGAGCCAGAAGGCCGCTGAGGCCGCGCGCACGCCGTTGTCGTCGATCAGCGCGATCCGGGCGCGGCGCATGGCGACCCATTCATCGGTGGCCTGCACAAGCTGCACCACGGGCGCGTGTACCGATCCGGGAACGTGGCTGGCGGCAAATTCTTCGCCCGAGCGGACATCGAGCAGATAGGCTTTTCCCTCGCGCCAGGCGGGCAGGTCGGCGCCGTCGATGACAGGCAGGTCATATTCCGCGATCAGCCGGTCGGCGAAGGCGGCGCTTCGCTCGAGCTGCGCGGCGGTGAGTTCCGGCAGCGCTGCGGGACTATTGTCGCGGGCCAGCTCCTTGCCGGACAAGACCCAGCCCTGCGTGCCGTTCTCCAGCGCGTAGACCGGGTTCGGGATGCCCGCGTTGATCAGGCTCTGAGCGCCGATCAGGCCACGGGTGCGCCCGGCGCAATGGATGACGATGGTCTGGTTTTCGGGTAGGTCGAGCGCCGCAAAACGATAGAGCAATTCACCATTGGGGATGCTCTGGGCGCCGGGAATTGTCATCTTGCGGTAATCGCTCGCGGGGCGACCGTCGATCAGGT from Phaeobacter sp. G2 encodes the following:
- the metC gene encoding cystathionine beta-lyase, which encodes MDDATRMIRAAKVQEGAPHAVNPPVVRASTVLFPDMATMRDYRQRRGTGERLFSYGARGTPSSMALEDALCELEQGDRAFLYPSGLAALGAVFLAYTRPGDHVAIIDTAYPPVRRLAENYFKPRGVDFSFFAPQTEALRDILRPNTRLVLAECPGSNSFDLIDLPAMAALSHAQGALLAVDNTWSAGVFFKPLQHGADISIQAATKYICGHSDVMMGAVVTREACYRPMFDLNSDFGICVSPDDCYTALRGLRTLKSRLEAHERSAVTIARFLDQHENVAAVLHPALESFAGHDLWRRDFTGSSGLFAFRLAAPLTEQHDAFVEALTLFGIGASWGGYESLALPLSLCNPAPGDEESFVIRLHIGLEYVEDLIQDLTNAFATIGGNGGAGLGAPPSGGPV
- a CDS encoding rhodanese-like domain-containing protein; translated protein: MIGSVSAAALKGRLDAQARIGLLDVREHGQYGEGHLLFASNCPYSHLERLALRLLPDKLTEIYLYDDADGVAERAAQRLREIGYKDVSILSGGLPAWQEAGYSVFKGVNVPSKVLGELVELAEHTPQITSAELLAMQKDAHGPHLIDGRPASDYRKMTIPGAQSIPNGELLYRFAALDLPENQTIVIHCAGRTRGLIGAQSLINAGIPNPVYALENGTQGWVLSGKELARDNSPAALPELTAAQLERSAAFADRLIAEYDLPVIDGADLPAWREGKAYLLDVRSGEEFAASHVPGSVHAPVVQLVQATDEWVAMRRARIALIDDNGVRAASAAFWLRQMGHDAVIVRDSLTLAEKAPPSDQAGTLPTLTPDEVVQLTGSATILDLRSSMAYRKEHIPGAVWAIRPRAAAVAKELTGPVILVADDPRVADLFASELEALTTVDCHCLAGGMQAWKATGKPVTANPDTPSDADAIDFLFFVHDRHSGNLEASRRYLEWETGLVDQLDQMERAVFQLIRTKEHADG